The Rhea pennata isolate bPtePen1 chromosome 7, bPtePen1.pri, whole genome shotgun sequence genome contains a region encoding:
- the EIF3F gene encoding eukaryotic translation initiation factor 3 subunit F — protein MAAPASTTAPVPAAAAPAPSPTAAPATPAGGAPPPPAAPPAPAAPPTPSAPLPAAPLSAALSGPFPGGRVVRLHPVVLASIVDSFERRNEGAARVIGTLLGTVDKHSVEVTNCFSVPHNESEDEVAVDMEFAKNMYELHKKVSPSELILGWYATGHDITEHSVLIHEYYSREAHNPIHLTVDTSLQNGRMSIKAYVSAPMGVPGKTMGVMFTPLTVKYVYYDTERIGVDLIMKTCFSPNRVIGLSSDLQQVGSASARIQDTLAMVLQYAEDVLSGKVAADNTVGRFLMDLINQVPKISPEDFETMLNSNINDLLMVTYLANLTQSQIALNEKLLSL, from the exons ATGGCGGCGCCAGCTTCCACCACGGCTCCGgttcccgccgcggccgcgccggcgccgagCCCTACAGCAGCGCCCGCTACCCCGGCCGggggcgcgccgccgccgcccgccgcgccgccagcgcccgccgcgccgccaaCGCCTtccgcgccgctccccgccgcgccgctctcCGCCGCGCTCTcgggccccttccccggcggCCGCGTGGTGCGGCTGCACCCGGTCGTGCTCGCCTCCATCGTGGACAGTTTCGAGCGGCGCAACGAGGGCGCGGCGCGGGTCATCGGGACGCTGCTGG GGACCGTGGACAAGCACTCGGTGGAGGTCACCAACTGCTTCTCCGTCCCACACAACGAGTCCGAGGATGAG GTGGCAGTCGACATGGAATTTGCCAAAAACATGTACGAGCTGCACAAGAAGGTGTCTCCTAGTGAGCTCATCTTGGGCTG GTATGCAACGGGCCATGATATCACTGAGCACTCGGTCCTGATCCACGAGTATTACAGCCGGGAAGCGCACAAtccaatccacctcactgtggACACAAGTCTCCAGAATGGACGCATGAGCATTAAAGCTTATGTCAG tgctCCAATGGGGGTCCCTGGCAAAACTATGGGTGTGATGTTCACCCCTCTAACAGTGAAGTACGTTTACTATGATACAGAGCGGATAGGAG tggaTCTTATCATGAAGACCTGTTTTAGCCCTAATCGAGTGATTGGCTTGTCCAGTGACTTGCAACAGGTGGGGTCAGCCTCAGCCAGGATTCAGGATACGTTGGCCATGGTACTGCAGTATGCGGAGGATGTACTG TCTGGCAAAGTGGCTGCTGACAACACTGTTGGTCGATTCTTGATGGATCTTATTAATCAGGTGCCAAAGATTTCACCAGAGGACTTTGAGACAATGTTGAATAGCAATATCAAT gaCCTACTGATGGTTACCTACCTGGCAAACCTTACACAGTCACAGATTGCTCTCAATGAAAAACTTCTGAGTTTATAA